One Syntrophorhabdaceae bacterium DNA window includes the following coding sequences:
- a CDS encoding NlpC/P60 family protein, producing the protein MKKLILICAIFFSFAVLIPTYSHSSNITHKIKQGDNLYNLAKRYHVSVNQLKSMNNLRSTKLSLGQVLVVKTDASDVSPNANTGKKKAAKKNRTEEIVTTGNEGEFIEYKVKKGDTLNKIAMRFEVDREDIAEANDLQNPQNKRLKPGSILLIPRFTENSDEEYVTLVQKSLQPWKNSDEKYMLVKVAKSFMGAPYRYGGESVRGLDCSAYVKKIYEIFDVALPRSAREQFKVGAKVSKEELSVGDLVFFKTKRYAKYPTHVGIYIGDGNFIHSSSYHSKLGVKVDSLDSSYYSRTYAGATRVKRPTEENPETTNAAYKTSNRS; encoded by the coding sequence ATTCTTCAAACATTACCCATAAGATCAAACAGGGCGATAATTTATACAACCTGGCAAAAAGATACCATGTATCGGTGAATCAGTTGAAGTCAATGAACAACCTCAGGTCCACCAAGCTAAGTCTTGGTCAGGTCCTCGTTGTGAAGACAGATGCGTCGGATGTATCTCCAAATGCCAATACCGGTAAAAAGAAGGCAGCTAAAAAGAACAGAACCGAAGAGATCGTCACAACCGGGAATGAGGGCGAATTTATCGAATATAAGGTCAAAAAAGGTGATACCCTTAACAAGATAGCAATGAGATTTGAGGTTGACAGAGAAGACATTGCGGAGGCAAATGACCTGCAGAATCCCCAGAACAAAAGGTTGAAACCCGGAAGCATCCTGCTCATCCCGAGGTTCACAGAAAACAGCGACGAAGAGTATGTTACCCTCGTTCAGAAATCCCTTCAACCCTGGAAAAACAGTGACGAAAAATATATGCTCGTAAAGGTTGCCAAAAGCTTCATGGGAGCCCCTTACAGGTACGGCGGGGAAAGCGTAAGGGGTCTCGATTGCTCGGCTTATGTTAAAAAGATCTATGAGATATTCGATGTTGCGTTGCCGAGAAGTGCGAGGGAACAATTCAAGGTCGGGGCAAAGGTATCAAAAGAAGAGCTTTCGGTCGGAGACCTTGTGTTCTTCAAGACAAAAAGATACGCTAAATATCCGACGCACGTCGGAATATACATCGGTGATGGGAATTTCATCCATTCCTCTTCATACCATAGCAAACTGGGGGTCAAGGTAGATTCCCTGGATTCCAGTTACTACTCGAGGACATACGCCGGTGCGACAAGGGTAAAACGACCCACGGAAGAAAACCCCGAAACAACCAATGCCGCATACAAGACCTCAAACAGATCATAA